The nucleotide window GAGCGCCCGCAGCAGGGCCGGGCCGGTGGGGTAGTCGCGCCACCCGCGCGGGTCGACCGCCCCGGTGGGGACGGCCGGCGTGGGCTGGTCGTCCTGGGGCTCCTTCTCCACCCGCGCGTGCCGGGGCGGCACGGCGAGCCGGAGCACGTCGGCGAGGCTGCCCGCGTACCGGTCGGCGACCGCCCGGGCCAGCCGGGCGATCTCGGGGGCCAGCACCGGCTCCGGCGAGACCACCTTCTCCAGGTACGCGAGGCGGCCGGTGTGGCCGGAGTCGTCGGCGCGCGACAGCAACCACCCGTCGACGAGCTGCCCGGCGAAGCGCACCTTCACCCGGGTACCGGGGACCGCCACCTCGTCCAGCTCCGCCGGCACCAGGTAGTCGAACGGCCGGTCCAGGTGCGCCAGTCCGACATCCACGCAGACGCGCGCGACCGGCGACCCGTCCGCGGGTCGCCGGTCGCTGCGCTTGGTGGCGGTCAGGCTCCCGCGGCCGACTTGAGGTCGGCGGCCCGGTCGGTGCTCTCCCAGGTCAGGTCCGGCAGTTCCCGGCCGAAGTGGCCGTACGCGGCGGTCTGCTGGTAGATCGGGCGGAGCAGGTTGAGGTCCCGGATGATCGCGGCCGGACGCAGGTCGAACACCTCGGTGACGGCCTTCTCGATCGAGGAGACGGGCACGGTCTCGGTGCCGAACGTCTCGATGAACAGGCTCACCGGGTGCGCCTTGCCGATGGCGTAGGCGACCTGCGCCTCGCACCGCTCGGCCAGGCCGGCGGCGACCACGTTCTTGGCCACCCAGCGCATCGCGTACGCGGCCGAGCGATCCACCTTGGACGGGTCCTTGCCGGAGAACGCGCCACCACCGTGGCGGGCGTACCCACCGTAGGTGTCAACGATGATCTTGCGGCCGGTCAGCCCGGCGTCACCCATCGGGCCGCCGATCTCGAACCGGCCGGTCGGGTTGACCAGCAGCCGGTAGCCGTCGGTGTCCAGACCGAGGCCCTCCAGCTCCGGGGCGATCACGTGGTCGCGCACGTCCGGGGTGAGCAGCGAGTCCAGTGAGATGTCGGCGGCGTGCTGGCTGGACACGACAACGGTGTTCAGCCGGACCGGGCGCAGCCCCTCGTACTCGATGGTGACCTGGGTCTTGCCGTCCGGCCGCAGGTACGGGATCGTGCCGTCCTTGCGCACCGCCGAGAGGCGGCGGGCCAGCCGGTGGGCGAGCGCGATCGGCAGCGGCATCAGCTCGGGCGTCTCCGAGCAGGCGAAGCCGAACATCATGCCCTGGTCACCGGCGCCCTGTGCGTCGAGCGCGCTCTCCGACGCCCCGGTCCGCAGCTCGAAGGCGTTGTCGACACCCTGCGCGATGTCCTCGGACTGCGCGCCGATGGACACGCTGACCCCGCAGGAGGCGCCGTCGAAGCCCTTCTTCGACGAGTCGTAGCCGATGTCGAGGATGGTCCGGCGGACGATCGTCGGGATGTCGGCGTACGCCTTGGTGGTCACCTCACCGGCGATGTGCACCTGACCGGTGGTGATCATGGTCTCCACCGCCACGCGGCTGTGGGGATCCTCGGTCAGCAGCGCGTCGAGGATGCCATCGCTGATCTGGTCAGCGATCTTGTCCGGGTGGCCTTCCGTGACCGATTCGGACGTGAAGAGACGGCGTGTCACGGCACTCCTAAGCGTGTGAGGTCGTTCCGCGGCAGTCTAATCACCACTGCGGCCGGTGTCGGGATCGGTCGCGCCCTGTTCCACCCGTCAGGAGCGGCCGGGCAGCCGCGCCACGACGAGATCCCAGACGGCGTCGGCCACGGCCTCCTTGGCCTGCTCGGGCAGCCGGCTGACCGAACCGTCCGCGCCGATGACCGTCACCGTGTTGGTGTCGGCGCCGAAGACCAGGTCCGGACCGACCTCGTTGACCACGACCAGGTCGGCCCGCTTCCGGGCGAGTTTCGCCCGACCGTTGGCCTCGGCATCGCCGGTCTCGGCGGCGAACACCACCAGCACCTGTTCTGGTCGCTTGCGCTGGCCGAGCTCCGCCGCGATGTCCGGGTTCGTGACGAGCTCGATGGTGGGCGCGACACCGTCGTCCGACTTCTTGATTTTGCCAGGCGCGTACGTCGCAGGCCGGAAATCGGCCGGAGCCGCCGCCATCACCACCGCGTCGGCCTCGACGGCGGCCTTGACCGTCGCCTCCCGCAGCTCGGCGGTGGTGCCCACCCGGATCAGGTCGACGCCGGCCGGGTCGGCGAGGCCGACGTTGGCCGCGATCACTGTGACCCGGGCGCCCCGGGCCACCGCCGCGCGGGCGAACGCGTACCCCTGCTTGCCCGACGAGCGGTTACCGAGGAAGCGGACCGGGTCCAGGGGCTCGCGGGTGCCACCGGCGGTGACGACCACCCGGCGACCGGTCAGGTCGGCGGGGGCAGAGTCGCCGCGGGCCAGGAGCCGACCGGCGACGGCGAAGATCTCCGCCGGATCGGGCAGCCGACCCTTGCCGGTGTCGGCGCCGGTGAGCCGGCCGACCGCGGGCTCGATGACCCGGACACCCCGGGAGCGCAGCGTGGCGACGTTGGCCACGGTGGCCGGGTGCTCCCACATCTCGGTGTGCATGGCCGGGGCCAGCAGGACCGGGCAGCGGGCGGTCAGCAGGGTGTTGGTCAGCAGGTCGTCGGCGAGGCCGTGCGCGGCCTTGGCGAGCAGGTCGGTGGTGGTCGGCGCGACCACCACCAGGTCGGCCTGCTTACCGAGCCGGACGTGCGGCACCTCGTGGACGTCGGTCCAGACGTCGTCGGCGACCGGTTGACCGGAGAGCGCGGCCCAGGTCGGCGCTCCAACGAACCGGAGCGCCGACGCGGTCGGCACGACCCGAACCCGGTGACCCGATTCGGTGAAGAGTCGCAGCAGCTCGCACGCCTTGTAGGCGGCGATGCCGCCGCCGACCCCGAGGACGATCGAGGCGGACATCGGCCAGCGGGGGCTTACGGCTGGTCGGTCGGCTCGGCGGTGAGCAGGCCCGAGTTGATCTCGCGCATGGCGATCGAGAGGGGCTTCTCCTGCGGGGTGGTCTCGACGAGCGGACCGACGTACTCCAGCAGACCCTCACCGAGCTGGCTGTAGTAGGCGTTGACCTGGCGCGCGCGCTTGGCGGCGAAGATGACCAGCGCGTACTTCGACGTCGTCTTCTCGAGGAGCTCGTCGATCGGCGGGTTGGTGATGCCTTCGGGGTTGGCGATGGATCCCACGAATTAACCTCTGCGTCTTTCGAGCCGCGCGGACGCGGTGCTGAGTCTCAACGGCGGCCGGCTGTCAGCCACGCAGGCGTGACCAGGCCGGATCCGGATAAGAAGAACCGAGTAAGCCTACCAGCTCGTCGACCACCCGTTCGGTGTGGTCGTGCGTCAGCGTGTGCTCGACGATGGCGACCACCGTGGCGTCCGGCGCGTACCCGGGTGGGCTCAGCAGCACCAGCCGGGCATCGGGCAGGCGCGCCCGGACCAGTGGGGCGCCGCGCAGGTCGAGCGGGAGCAGCACCGGCTGCCCGGCGTCGAGCCGAGCGCGCAGTGGTGGGTACGGGGTGCCCCGGCGGTACGAACCGATCCGGGACCACTCCAGCAGCTCGCCGTCGACGATCCGTCGATCGAACTCGGCGGGGGCGAGGAAGACGCGGTCCACCCCGTCGATCTCCGACACCCGGCGCGGCCTGCTGGTCGCCGCGACCGGGATCCACACGGACGGAGAACGCGCCCGGACGAGCTCGACGACACTCTCCCTGCCGGAACCCGAAGGTCCAGCCAGGACAGTGAGCCGAGCCGCCGGGCGCGCCTCGTCATCCGTGCTCACTGCTTGTTTCTACACGCTGCCAGGTTCAGTTGGCGGCGAACTCTCCAAGCAGTGCCTTGCGCTGCTGCTCGCCGAGGCCGCGCAGGCGACGGCTGTCGGCGATCTTGAGCTTCTCCATGATCTGGGTAGCCCGGATCTTGCCGATGCCCGGCATCGCCTGCAGGACGGCCGACACCTTGAGCTTGCCGACGACGTCGTCGCTCTCGGCCCGCTCGAGGACAGCACCGAGGGTGGTCTTGCCCTGCTTGAGCTGCTCCTTCAGCTGAGCACGGGCCTTGCGGATCTCCGCGGCCTTCTCGAGCGCGGCAGCGCGTTGTTCGGGGGTCAGTGACGGG belongs to Micromonospora ureilytica and includes:
- the metK gene encoding methionine adenosyltransferase; its protein translation is MTRRLFTSESVTEGHPDKIADQISDGILDALLTEDPHSRVAVETMITTGQVHIAGEVTTKAYADIPTIVRRTILDIGYDSSKKGFDGASCGVSVSIGAQSEDIAQGVDNAFELRTGASESALDAQGAGDQGMMFGFACSETPELMPLPIALAHRLARRLSAVRKDGTIPYLRPDGKTQVTIEYEGLRPVRLNTVVVSSQHAADISLDSLLTPDVRDHVIAPELEGLGLDTDGYRLLVNPTGRFEIGGPMGDAGLTGRKIIVDTYGGYARHGGGAFSGKDPSKVDRSAAYAMRWVAKNVVAAGLAERCEAQVAYAIGKAHPVSLFIETFGTETVPVSSIEKAVTEVFDLRPAAIIRDLNLLRPIYQQTAAYGHFGRELPDLTWESTDRAADLKSAAGA
- the coaBC gene encoding bifunctional phosphopantothenoylcysteine decarboxylase/phosphopantothenate--cysteine ligase CoaBC encodes the protein MSASIVLGVGGGIAAYKACELLRLFTESGHRVRVVPTASALRFVGAPTWAALSGQPVADDVWTDVHEVPHVRLGKQADLVVVAPTTTDLLAKAAHGLADDLLTNTLLTARCPVLLAPAMHTEMWEHPATVANVATLRSRGVRVIEPAVGRLTGADTGKGRLPDPAEIFAVAGRLLARGDSAPADLTGRRVVVTAGGTREPLDPVRFLGNRSSGKQGYAFARAAVARGARVTVIAANVGLADPAGVDLIRVGTTAELREATVKAAVEADAVVMAAAPADFRPATYAPGKIKKSDDGVAPTIELVTNPDIAAELGQRKRPEQVLVVFAAETGDAEANGRAKLARKRADLVVVNEVGPDLVFGADTNTVTVIGADGSVSRLPEQAKEAVADAVWDLVVARLPGRS
- the rpoZ gene encoding DNA-directed RNA polymerase subunit omega, with amino-acid sequence MGSIANPEGITNPPIDELLEKTTSKYALVIFAAKRARQVNAYYSQLGEGLLEYVGPLVETTPQEKPLSIAMREINSGLLTAEPTDQP
- a CDS encoding guanylate kinase — encoded protein: MSTDDEARPAARLTVLAGPSGSGRESVVELVRARSPSVWIPVAATSRPRRVSEIDGVDRVFLAPAEFDRRIVDGELLEWSRIGSYRRGTPYPPLRARLDAGQPVLLPLDLRGAPLVRARLPDARLVLLSPPGYAPDATVVAIVEHTLTHDHTERVVDELVGLLGSSYPDPAWSRLRG
- the mihF gene encoding integration host factor, actinobacterial type — encoded protein: MPLPSLTPEQRAAALEKAAEIRKARAQLKEQLKQGKTTLGAVLERAESDDVVGKLKVSAVLQAMPGIGKIRATQIMEKLKIADSRRLRGLGEQQRKALLGEFAAN